From a single Nostoc edaphicum CCNP1411 genomic region:
- a CDS encoding protein jag yields the protein MSDIPMQRGQQWLKTLLELTGIPAEIQGHLEATQSQDGDSPEPDNYWLTIDQTNLTSEQIQVLIGVDGSVLDAMQYLANSVLNLSQPPEEQASYTIELNGYRVKREAEIRALAEAAADEVRFSGREVEIKSLSSAERRQIHTFLKEFGDLETFSRGKEPHRHLVVRPASLEEVRG from the coding sequence ATGAGCGACATTCCGATGCAGCGAGGTCAGCAGTGGTTAAAAACCCTGCTCGAACTCACTGGAATACCTGCTGAGATTCAGGGTCATTTAGAAGCTACCCAATCTCAAGATGGCGATTCCCCAGAACCAGATAACTACTGGCTGACAATTGACCAAACAAATTTAACCTCAGAACAAATCCAAGTATTAATTGGTGTCGATGGTTCTGTGTTAGATGCGATGCAGTATCTAGCAAATTCAGTTTTAAACCTGAGCCAACCCCCAGAAGAACAAGCCTCTTACACTATTGAGTTGAATGGCTACCGAGTTAAAAGAGAAGCCGAAATTCGCGCATTAGCAGAAGCAGCAGCCGATGAAGTGCGCTTTTCTGGTAGAGAAGTGGAAATAAAATCTCTTAGTTCTGCTGAAAGGCGACAAATTCATACATTCTTGAAGGAATTTGGAGATTTGGAAACCTTCAGTCGCGGTAAAGAACCGCATCGTCATTTAGTTGTACGACCAGCTTCGTTGGAAGAAGTTAGGGGTTAG
- a CDS encoding YceD family protein: MDAIYIPQLIRASERTEEVQVNEFLPGLETLTPVRGHVRVQHNGTYLEVSSQAETIITCTCNRCLQQYNRRLGIDTKEIIWLDETANQANDLPLEREVVMEELLESLPPDGYFYPNEWLYEQMCLAVPLRQLCDRNCPGIPVSSTVESSDTSDSSETPVDHRWASLEALKKQLPG, encoded by the coding sequence ATGGACGCAATTTATATTCCGCAGCTAATTAGAGCATCGGAGCGGACAGAGGAAGTTCAGGTTAATGAATTTCTGCCTGGTCTGGAAACGTTGACACCAGTTCGTGGCCATGTGCGCGTGCAGCATAATGGCACTTACCTGGAAGTGTCCAGTCAGGCAGAAACAATTATTACTTGTACCTGCAACCGCTGCTTGCAGCAATACAATCGCCGCTTAGGGATTGATACAAAAGAAATCATCTGGTTAGACGAAACGGCAAATCAGGCAAATGACTTGCCCTTAGAAAGGGAAGTAGTTATGGAAGAGTTGCTGGAAAGCTTACCGCCTGATGGTTATTTTTATCCCAACGAATGGCTCTATGAACAGATGTGCTTGGCAGTACCCCTGCGGCAGTTATGCGATCGCAATTGTCCAGGTATTCCTGTAAGTAGTACTGTTGAAAGTTCTGATACTTCTGATAGTTCTGAAACTCCAGTTGATCACCGTTGGGCTTCTCTGGAAGCACTGAAAAAGCAACTTCCGGGCTAA
- a CDS encoding putative toxin-antitoxin system toxin component, PIN family, producing the protein MVCPRVVIDTNIIISALIFGGRVSRLRLAWQDELFTPLVSKATTTELIRVLAYPKFKLTPTEQEDLLSDYILFCEAVAMPSRLPVIPECRDPFDVPFLLLAVVSEADYLVTGDRYLLSLKDNFSCPIITAEDFLNVIDGQSP; encoded by the coding sequence ATGGTTTGTCCACGGGTGGTAATTGATACTAATATCATCATCTCGGCGCTGATATTTGGGGGCAGAGTATCTAGGCTTCGTTTGGCATGGCAGGACGAACTCTTCACTCCCCTGGTTTCTAAAGCGACAACAACTGAGTTAATCCGAGTGCTGGCTTATCCAAAGTTTAAGCTCACGCCAACTGAGCAAGAAGATTTACTATCGGATTACATACTCTTTTGTGAAGCTGTAGCGATGCCCAGCCGCTTGCCTGTAATTCCTGAATGTCGTGATCCGTTTGATGTGCCTTTTTTACTTTTGGCTGTGGTCAGTGAGGCTGATTATCTCGTGACCGGCGATCGCTATTTACTCAGTCTAAAAGATAATTTTTCTTGCCCGATTATCACGGCTGAAGATTTTCTAAATGTTATTGATGGTCAGTCACCCTAA
- a CDS encoding AbrB/MazE/SpoVT family DNA-binding domain-containing protein codes for MLAKLTSKNQLTLPKSITREIGEAEYFEVKVEGGQIILTPVKIHRADAVRSKLADLGLSEQDVADAVAWARQS; via the coding sequence ATGCTCGCCAAGTTAACTTCTAAAAATCAACTAACGCTGCCTAAAAGTATTACTCGTGAAATCGGTGAGGCTGAGTATTTTGAGGTAAAGGTGGAGGGAGGGCAAATTATTCTGACTCCTGTAAAAATTCATCGGGCTGATGCGGTTCGATCTAAGCTGGCGGATTTAGGACTGAGTGAGCAGGATGTGGCTGATGCAGTGGCTTGGGCGCGTCAATCGTAA
- a CDS encoding SMI1/KNR4 family protein, translated as MKTFDWESRIREWSRQRIEALEEYEQEELPPEVIESGSLGYPGATEEQISAEEARLGVTFPSSYREFIKVSNGLHSTSEYGIKISSVEEIQWYILDRESSIDELIELHQDLEPIPDEEYFIYGNEQSYIRVEHLQTCLEISTEEYFMIFLLNPQVITSDGEWEAWFFDSKYGDATRYPSFCEMMEEILNDPEFLG; from the coding sequence ATGAAGACTTTTGACTGGGAAAGTCGTATTAGAGAATGGAGCCGTCAGCGAATAGAAGCACTTGAAGAGTATGAGCAGGAAGAGTTACCTCCAGAAGTTATTGAATCTGGATCTTTAGGCTATCCAGGTGCAACTGAAGAGCAAATTTCTGCTGAGGAAGCTAGGTTAGGTGTAACCTTTCCGTCTTCTTACAGAGAGTTTATCAAAGTTTCTAATGGGTTGCATTCTACTTCAGAATATGGCATCAAAATTTCTTCAGTTGAAGAAATTCAGTGGTATATTTTAGATAGAGAAAGCTCTATAGATGAGTTAATAGAACTGCACCAGGATTTGGAACCAATACCAGACGAAGAATATTTTATTTACGGTAATGAGCAATCTTATATTCGTGTAGAACATCTACAAACGTGTCTAGAAATTAGTACTGAGGAATATTTTATGATTTTTTTACTTAATCCTCAAGTTATTACAAGTGATGGTGAGTGGGAAGCTTGGTTCTTTGATTCTAAATATGGGGATGCAACAAGATATCCATCGTTTTGTGAAATGATGGAGGAAATATTAAACGATCCAGAATTTTTAGGATAA
- a CDS encoding HEAT repeat domain-containing protein: MSNQQEQYNIAFLVQQLYTSQDNAVLKRTAKHLGFIGANNPNVIAALIHVVHTTIDEPTRWAVIQSLSEIGTDNNDVIQTLIEQLNTARIPTRRIAAQNLAKIAVGNQYAITSLISLAQITEEEHTRQYIAYSLGFIGKGNREAVNALIDLIYKSSDEYTYNLCVDAFTNLVKWNKDIIDALIHIDKTAEFCTRLKLLRTFKVRGININGYTSYSSFRPLLEQMKEENNPTE; this comes from the coding sequence ATGAGTAACCAGCAAGAACAATACAATATTGCTTTTCTCGTTCAGCAACTATACACAAGTCAAGATAATGCTGTTCTCAAACGGACTGCTAAACATTTGGGGTTTATTGGTGCTAATAACCCAAATGTAATAGCTGCCTTGATTCATGTAGTACATACCACAATTGATGAACCAACACGCTGGGCAGTAATTCAAAGTTTGAGCGAAATTGGTACTGATAATAATGATGTTATCCAAACTCTGATTGAGCAACTCAATACTGCTCGTATACCTACCCGCAGGATAGCAGCTCAGAATTTGGCAAAAATTGCTGTTGGTAATCAATATGCAATTACTAGTCTAATAAGTTTGGCACAAATAACTGAAGAAGAACATACTCGTCAGTATATTGCTTATAGTTTAGGATTTATTGGAAAAGGTAATAGAGAGGCTGTTAATGCTCTAATTGATTTAATCTATAAAAGTTCCGATGAATATACTTACAACTTATGCGTTGATGCTTTTACGAATCTTGTTAAGTGGAATAAAGATATAATTGACGCTTTAATTCATATAGACAAAACAGCAGAATTTTGTACTCGTTTGAAACTATTGCGGACGTTCAAAGTAAGAGGAATAAATATAAATGGCTATACTTCGTATTCTTCATTTCGTCCATTGTTAGAACAAATGAAAGAAGAAAATAACCCAACTGAATAA
- a CDS encoding AAA family ATPase has protein sequence MNFREEFKLLLRARYPLIYIPTYEEERVEAAIREEATNQGNRPVYTWDFVDGYQGNPNDVGFGRRNPLQALEFIEKLPASAPAVLILRDYHRFLDDVAIARKLRNLSRLLKSQPKNIVLLSPRIAIPDDLTEVLTVVEFPLPAAPEIKTEVERLLQSTGNSLSGQVLDDLVRSCQGLSMERIRRVLAKAIATHGELQPEDVDLVLEEKRQTIRQTQILDFYPATEQISDIGGLDNLKDWLIRRGGSFTDKARQYGLPHPRGLMLVGIQGTGKSLTAKAIAHHWHLPLLRLDVGRLFGGLVGESESRTRQMIQVAEALAPCILWIDEIDKAFAGVGSKGDAGTASRVFGTFINWLAEKSSPVFVVATANDIQALPPEMLRKGRFDEIFFVGLPTQEERKAIYDVHLSRLRPHNLKSYDIERLAYETPDFSGAEIEQTLIEAMHIGFSQNRDFATDDILEAASQIIPLARTAVEQIQQLQEWAAAGRARLASKHNPLSERLRRTT, from the coding sequence ATGAACTTCCGTGAAGAGTTTAAACTGCTGCTACGTGCCCGCTATCCCTTGATTTATATTCCCACTTATGAGGAAGAACGGGTAGAAGCAGCTATCCGGGAAGAAGCAACTAACCAGGGTAATCGCCCAGTGTATACCTGGGATTTTGTCGATGGCTACCAAGGAAACCCCAATGATGTTGGGTTTGGGCGACGTAACCCGTTGCAAGCTTTAGAATTTATCGAAAAATTACCAGCTTCCGCACCTGCGGTATTGATTTTACGAGATTATCATCGCTTTTTAGATGATGTTGCGATCGCTCGCAAACTCCGTAATCTGTCCAGACTTCTCAAGTCGCAACCAAAAAATATTGTATTACTCTCACCACGCATCGCCATTCCCGACGATTTAACGGAAGTTCTGACAGTCGTCGAGTTTCCCTTACCCGCCGCCCCAGAAATTAAAACTGAGGTAGAACGCTTACTACAAAGTACTGGTAACTCACTTTCTGGCCAAGTTTTAGATGACTTAGTGCGTTCTTGTCAAGGACTTTCGATGGAACGGATTCGCCGGGTTTTGGCAAAGGCGATCGCAACTCACGGTGAATTGCAACCAGAAGACGTGGATCTCGTTTTGGAAGAAAAGCGCCAAACTATCCGCCAAACCCAAATCCTGGACTTCTACCCTGCCACTGAGCAAATTTCTGATATTGGCGGACTGGATAACTTGAAAGATTGGCTGATTCGTCGGGGAGGCTCATTTACAGATAAGGCGCGACAGTACGGATTACCGCACCCCCGTGGTTTAATGTTGGTGGGTATTCAGGGAACTGGTAAATCGTTAACGGCAAAAGCGATCGCTCACCACTGGCATTTACCCCTGCTACGTCTAGATGTGGGAAGGTTATTTGGTGGTTTGGTTGGTGAATCAGAATCTCGGACTCGCCAAATGATCCAAGTAGCTGAAGCCCTCGCGCCCTGTATTTTGTGGATTGATGAAATAGATAAAGCCTTTGCTGGAGTTGGTAGCAAAGGTGATGCCGGAACAGCCAGCCGTGTGTTTGGTACTTTTATTAACTGGCTAGCCGAAAAAAGCTCACCCGTGTTTGTCGTCGCCACCGCCAATGACATCCAAGCTTTACCGCCGGAAATGCTCCGCAAAGGGCGATTTGATGAAATTTTCTTTGTGGGACTGCCCACCCAAGAAGAAAGAAAAGCAATTTATGATGTTCATTTATCCCGACTGCGCCCCCATAACTTGAAAAGTTATGACATCGAAAGATTAGCTTATGAGACACCGGATTTTTCTGGGGCAGAGATTGAGCAAACTTTAATTGAAGCGATGCATATTGGATTTAGCCAAAACCGCGACTTTGCTACGGATGATATTTTAGAAGCAGCGAGTCAGATCATACCCTTGGCGCGAACTGCCGTAGAGCAAATTCAGCAACTCCAAGAGTGGGCTGCTGCTGGGAGAGCGCGTTTAGCATCGAAACACAATCCTTTAAGCGAACGCCTCCGACGGACTACATGA
- a CDS encoding SH3 domain-containing protein, translated as MLSGLTKFILGFFLAIAVLIGGGAAIALYFMNRTGIPPAKPVYSNDSPSVKAQAPKATQAQLSPSSTSTPTESPKATPTAKPLPSGAYRGRVTWADGLSLRSQPNQEAERIGGVTFNQKIIVLEESGDKGWQKIRLEGSEQEGWVKAGNTEKVDE; from the coding sequence ATGTTGTCTGGCTTAACAAAGTTTATACTTGGGTTTTTCTTAGCGATCGCTGTATTAATAGGTGGCGGTGCTGCAATTGCTCTCTATTTCATGAATCGCACCGGCATACCCCCTGCCAAACCGGTTTATTCAAACGATAGTCCCTCAGTGAAAGCCCAAGCCCCCAAAGCAACTCAGGCTCAATTGTCTCCAAGCTCAACTTCTACTCCCACAGAATCGCCTAAAGCTACCCCAACAGCAAAACCATTGCCATCGGGAGCTTACCGAGGGCGTGTTACTTGGGCTGATGGCTTGAGTTTGCGATCGCAACCAAATCAAGAGGCTGAACGGATTGGTGGGGTTACTTTTAATCAAAAAATTATTGTCTTGGAAGAAAGCGGGGATAAAGGCTGGCAAAAGATTCGTTTAGAAGGTAGCGAACAAGAAGGTTGGGTGAAAGCAGGTAATACTGAAAAAGTTGATGAATAA
- a CDS encoding peptidoglycan-binding protein, translating to MKTGVDSYLIKLASVYEASESIKVVPIVVNFKFLNWKKLSTSAAIRLLSVALITGLLSIAGQALALQKIGSNSAEVTSNQRCLKKLGYFNGPVTGKFASLTQNAVIKFQQANRLPADGVVGINTQQALQRACQSRASSRSTSGAVGQYPTLSQGNTGAAVTRLQQRLRQLGYFNANPTGNFGQITKDAVIAFQRSYRISANGIVNRQTWNALLGSSPSTARSSLSTQQVRELQVRLQQLGFFNTNPTGNIGPMTREAVIQFQRNYRLPVDGIANAQVLEAVRRASTSGYPTQQPARSYLTVGDQGENVRLVQERLWQLGFSNTNPDGFFNDYTRESVIAFQQSSRINSTGNVDWQTWQALGLNNSTGGDYAETNSYLSPTNDYVAPQTRYLPPTNNVVPVINGNTLVANNPYRVIIPISNNDTLSKVQQYIPNATAEQSSLGDYVNAGAFSDRAQAETLSKKLRSLGLDARVKFN from the coding sequence GTGAAAACAGGGGTAGATAGCTATTTAATCAAGCTCGCCTCAGTCTACGAGGCATCCGAAAGCATCAAGGTTGTTCCTATCGTAGTTAATTTCAAATTTTTAAATTGGAAAAAGTTATCTACTAGTGCTGCAATACGTCTTTTGTCTGTGGCACTGATTACGGGGCTTCTGAGTATCGCTGGGCAAGCTTTAGCACTTCAGAAAATCGGAAGTAATAGCGCTGAAGTTACCAGTAACCAGAGATGTTTAAAAAAATTAGGCTACTTTAACGGCCCGGTAACAGGTAAGTTTGCTAGCCTGACTCAAAATGCTGTCATTAAATTCCAACAAGCCAATAGGCTACCTGCTGATGGAGTTGTGGGTATTAATACTCAACAAGCCTTGCAACGAGCCTGTCAGAGTAGAGCTTCTAGCAGGAGTACTAGTGGTGCAGTTGGTCAATACCCTACTCTCTCTCAAGGCAACACTGGTGCAGCAGTTACAAGGTTGCAACAGCGTTTACGGCAGTTAGGCTACTTTAATGCTAATCCCACTGGGAATTTTGGACAAATTACTAAAGATGCTGTAATTGCATTCCAGCGAAGTTATCGCATATCTGCTAATGGGATTGTGAATCGACAAACTTGGAACGCACTACTGGGTTCCTCTCCAAGTACAGCTAGATCAAGTCTCTCGACTCAGCAGGTGAGAGAACTCCAAGTACGTTTGCAGCAGCTAGGTTTTTTTAATACTAATCCCACTGGGAATATTGGCCCAATGACTAGGGAAGCTGTCATCCAATTTCAGCGAAATTATCGCTTACCTGTTGATGGCATCGCCAATGCCCAAGTTTTGGAGGCAGTACGTAGAGCCTCGACTAGTGGATATCCTACTCAACAACCAGCCAGAAGTTATTTGACTGTAGGCGATCAGGGAGAGAATGTCAGATTAGTTCAAGAGCGTTTGTGGCAGTTGGGTTTCTCTAATACTAATCCTGATGGCTTTTTCAACGATTACACCAGAGAATCGGTGATTGCATTCCAGCAATCTTCTCGAATTAATTCGACTGGAAATGTAGATTGGCAAACTTGGCAAGCATTAGGGTTGAATAACTCGACTGGGGGCGATTATGCTGAGACTAATAGTTATTTATCTCCTACTAATGACTATGTAGCACCTCAAACTCGCTATTTACCTCCCACTAATAACGTAGTGCCTGTTATCAATGGCAACACATTAGTTGCTAACAATCCTTACAGAGTAATAATTCCAATTTCCAATAATGATACTCTGAGTAAAGTACAACAATATATACCCAATGCTACCGCGGAGCAATCCAGTTTAGGGGATTATGTGAATGCTGGGGCATTTAGCGATCGCGCTCAAGCAGAAACCCTATCAAAAAAGCTTCGCTCATTAGGTCTGGATGCACGGGTAAAATTTAATTAA
- the sbcC gene encoding exonuclease subunit SbcC translates to MIPVQLILKNFLSYRDATLDFGGLHTACICGSNGAGKSSLLEAITWAIWGESRATVEDDVIYSGAKEVRVDFTFQSNQQKYRVIRTRIRGGTSVLEFQIEIPSGFRSLTGKGVRATQDLILEHIKLDYDTFINSAYLRQGRADEFMLKRPTERKEILAELLKLNQYDDLEERAKESSRQFKAQAVELERSLESIKTQLQQRETTQAQRVELEAELNQLQQVQAFDNIQLQSLQVVQHQRQSWEQQLNFVKQQYQNLTQDCDRLQQEQSAIGSQLSDLEQILHQEAEIKAGYAQYQSLQSQEEAFAVKFEEYTRAQQNRQQKQQQLTKQIHEIERQLQQAQAQLEALQQQERDIQQTLTKSGEVEAALSQLAAARHHVARLDQLQMQVTPLLQQRATLQSQLDRTHAGLVARLEQLQSTENQLQRQHRRQPQLQQAVMDVAIQIEELDKKRVYLQRVQEKGQERRHFIERLQAHQRDYEKLLGELEQKLQMLQNPEALCPLCERPLDEHHWSRVVEKTQAELEDTQGQFWVVREQMAVSDREIQVLRQEYREISQQLAGYDGLREQRGQLAAQLEATTDVQQQLQQIAAEKQHLERSLQAGDYAPDKQAELRQLDQYLQQANYNEQDHALARSEVERWRWAEIKQGQIKDATKRQAQLLARKPELQAQIAQLQTRIQQDQTDSECAKQIAALERHITEIGYSSEQHNNLRMAVKKAQSWHLRYQQLLSAQQQYPQLQTRLQELEDSKSARLTERQKLGGQIESIIQQLQATANPSAQIQALEQQLAIRRRQLDEQIAKLGRLEQLAHQLETLQIQYEQQQQQLQSCKQEYRVYQELAQAFGKNGIQALMIENVLPQLEAETNQLLSRLSGNQFHVQFITQKAGRSAKSTKKNAKLIDTLDILIADSRGTRSYETYSGGEAFRINFAIRLALAKLLAQRAGAALQLLIVDEGFGTQDAEGCDRLIAAINAIASDFACILTVTHMPHLKEAFQARIEVNKTQEGSQLSLSI, encoded by the coding sequence ATGATCCCAGTACAACTTATCCTCAAAAACTTTCTTAGTTACCGTGATGCAACTTTAGATTTTGGCGGTTTGCATACGGCTTGTATTTGTGGTTCCAATGGTGCGGGTAAATCTTCTCTTTTAGAAGCAATCACTTGGGCGATTTGGGGTGAAAGCCGTGCCACCGTTGAAGATGATGTCATCTATTCTGGTGCTAAAGAAGTTCGGGTTGATTTTACTTTTCAAAGTAACCAGCAAAAATATCGGGTGATTCGTACCCGAATTCGGGGAGGTACTAGCGTCCTCGAATTTCAAATAGAAATACCATCTGGGTTTCGCTCACTCACTGGCAAAGGGGTAAGAGCAACCCAAGATTTGATTTTAGAACATATCAAGCTCGATTATGATACTTTTATTAATTCTGCCTACTTACGTCAAGGTCGTGCAGATGAATTTATGCTCAAGCGTCCCACGGAACGCAAAGAAATTTTAGCGGAGTTGTTAAAACTCAATCAGTATGATGATTTGGAAGAACGTGCTAAGGAATCTTCTCGTCAGTTCAAAGCACAGGCAGTAGAGTTAGAGCGTTCTTTGGAGTCGATAAAAACTCAGCTGCAACAACGTGAGACAACTCAAGCGCAAAGAGTGGAGTTAGAAGCCGAACTTAACCAACTGCAACAGGTACAGGCTTTTGATAATATTCAATTACAAAGTTTGCAAGTTGTCCAGCACCAGCGCCAAAGTTGGGAACAACAACTCAATTTTGTAAAGCAGCAATACCAAAATCTTACCCAAGATTGCGATCGCCTCCAACAAGAACAATCAGCTATTGGCTCTCAGCTATCAGATTTAGAACAAATATTACACCAAGAAGCTGAGATTAAAGCTGGATACGCCCAATATCAAAGTCTCCAATCTCAAGAAGAAGCTTTTGCTGTCAAATTTGAAGAATACACCCGCGCCCAACAGAATCGCCAACAAAAGCAACAACAGCTTACTAAACAAATTCACGAAATTGAACGGCAACTGCAACAAGCCCAAGCGCAGTTAGAAGCTTTGCAGCAACAAGAGCGAGATATTCAGCAAACTCTGACTAAATCAGGTGAAGTAGAAGCTGCTTTGTCACAACTAGCCGCAGCCCGTCACCATGTTGCTCGTCTAGATCAACTGCAAATGCAAGTTACTCCGTTGTTGCAACAACGAGCAACTTTACAAAGCCAACTCGATCGCACTCATGCTGGTTTAGTAGCGCGACTCGAACAACTCCAAAGTACTGAGAATCAATTGCAACGCCAGCACCGCCGCCAACCGCAACTGCAACAAGCGGTAATGGATGTGGCAATCCAAATTGAGGAACTGGATAAAAAGCGGGTTTATCTGCAACGAGTCCAAGAAAAAGGGCAAGAAAGGCGGCACTTTATCGAACGTTTGCAAGCTCATCAACGGGACTATGAAAAACTACTGGGAGAATTAGAGCAGAAATTGCAAATGCTCCAAAATCCTGAAGCACTTTGTCCATTATGTGAGCGTCCTTTAGACGAACATCACTGGAGTCGGGTAGTGGAAAAAACCCAGGCTGAGTTGGAGGATACTCAAGGGCAGTTTTGGGTAGTGCGAGAACAAATGGCTGTGTCTGACCGAGAAATTCAAGTACTTAGGCAGGAATATCGGGAAATTTCCCAACAGTTGGCGGGCTACGATGGTTTACGCGAACAGCGGGGACAGTTGGCAGCACAGTTAGAAGCTACAACCGATGTGCAACAACAGTTACAGCAAATTGCTGCCGAAAAACAGCATTTAGAGCGATCGCTCCAAGCTGGTGATTACGCTCCTGATAAACAAGCCGAACTCCGGCAGCTAGACCAATATCTCCAACAAGCTAATTATAATGAACAAGACCATGCCCTCGCCCGGAGCGAAGTTGAGCGGTGGCGATGGGCAGAAATTAAACAAGGGCAGATTAAAGATGCAACTAAGCGACAAGCGCAACTATTAGCCCGAAAACCAGAACTCCAGGCTCAAATTGCCCAATTACAAACCAGAATCCAGCAGGATCAGACTGATTCTGAATGTGCTAAACAAATCGCGGCTCTTGAGCGTCACATTACCGAAATTGGCTATAGTTCCGAGCAGCACAACAATCTGCGTATGGCTGTAAAGAAAGCTCAATCTTGGCATTTACGATATCAACAACTACTATCAGCCCAGCAACAGTATCCGCAACTCCAGACGAGATTGCAAGAGTTAGAGGACTCCAAAAGTGCCAGATTGACAGAGCGGCAAAAGCTGGGCGGACAAATCGAAAGCATTATCCAGCAACTACAAGCAACAGCTAACCCATCTGCACAAATTCAAGCTCTAGAGCAGCAGTTAGCAATCCGCAGACGGCAACTCGATGAGCAAATTGCCAAGTTAGGGCGTTTAGAACAGCTGGCGCATCAACTGGAAACGCTGCAAATTCAGTATGAACAACAGCAGCAGCAATTACAATCTTGCAAACAGGAATATCGTGTTTATCAGGAATTAGCGCAAGCTTTTGGTAAAAATGGCATCCAAGCACTGATGATTGAGAATGTGTTACCGCAACTGGAAGCTGAAACAAATCAACTACTTTCGCGGCTGAGTGGGAATCAGTTTCATGTACAATTTATTACTCAAAAAGCTGGACGAAGTGCTAAATCAACCAAGAAAAATGCCAAGTTAATAGACACCCTAGATATTTTAATCGCCGATTCTAGAGGAACGCGATCTTATGAAACTTACTCTGGTGGGGAAGCCTTTAGAATTAACTTTGCCATCCGTTTGGCTTTGGCGAAATTATTAGCGCAACGGGCGGGGGCGGCGTTGCAATTGTTGATTGTGGATGAGGGTTTTGGTACCCAGGATGCCGAAGGATGCGATCGCTTGATTGCAGCGATTAATGCGATCGCCTCCGATTTTGCCTGTATCCTCACTGTCACTCATATGCCCCATCTCAAAGAAGCTTTCCAAGCCAGGATTGAAGTAAATAAAACTCAGGAAGGTTCGCAGTTGAGTTTGTCAATTTAA
- a CDS encoding conjugal transfer protein TrbI codes for MTRLHQWKSGTAALMAMAVTTSVISPLLSLAPANAQYRIGQDRIGQYGNVTIPSGVALPVTYEKETITIAPGESKSLTLRIANDIIDRNRNVLIPAGTKVNGRLESVDLDSYSRDTRDDDNQGKGVRFVAQELEFSNGQRQSINATSRTYTTTQKVSQGPSTGQVLTDAAIGAGAGLLGSLITGNRRVDDLKPVLGGAAGAGASVLLRKKEGNAFVLRPAQDLRLTLNSNLNLVPPSRY; via the coding sequence ATGACTCGCCTACATCAATGGAAATCTGGAACTGCTGCACTTATGGCAATGGCAGTTACTACAAGCGTCATTAGCCCTCTATTGAGCTTGGCTCCTGCTAATGCACAATACAGAATTGGGCAAGACAGAATTGGACAATATGGAAACGTTACTATTCCTTCTGGTGTTGCTTTACCTGTCACCTACGAAAAAGAAACAATCACTATTGCTCCTGGCGAAAGTAAGTCTCTAACCTTGAGGATAGCGAACGACATTATCGACAGAAATAGAAACGTCTTGATTCCTGCTGGTACTAAAGTAAATGGACGGCTAGAATCTGTTGACTTAGATAGTTATTCCAGAGATACAAGAGATGATGATAACCAAGGAAAAGGTGTGCGGTTTGTCGCTCAAGAATTAGAATTTTCTAATGGTCAGCGTCAGTCGATTAATGCAACTTCTCGCACATATACCACAACTCAAAAAGTTTCACAGGGGCCTAGCACAGGTCAGGTTTTAACTGATGCAGCTATTGGTGCGGGTGCTGGTCTTTTAGGTTCACTAATTACTGGGAACCGCAGAGTTGACGATTTAAAACCTGTTCTCGGTGGAGCTGCGGGTGCAGGTGCGAGTGTCCTGTTGCGGAAAAAAGAAGGAAATGCTTTTGTCCTCAGACCTGCACAGGATTTAAGGCTCACACTGAATTCTAACTTGAATTTAGTACCACCATCTCGTTACTAG